One Brassica napus cultivar Da-Ae chromosome C4, Da-Ae, whole genome shotgun sequence genomic region harbors:
- the LOC106440498 gene encoding protein usf — protein sequence MLGALVSSSSSTFLSSSLGKSSSSLSGSSVPAFSRLSVRSMADSAFKKIQIQRDDTTFDAYVVGKDDAPGIVVIQEWWGVEVEIKNHAIKISQLDPGFKALIPDLYRGKVGLDAAEAKHLMDGLDWPGAVKDISDSVNWLKANGSKKVGVTGMCMGGALAIASSVLIPEVDAVVGFYGTPSSELADPAQAKAPIQAHFGELDHIVGFSDVTAARNLEEKLKASGVAHEVHIYPGNGHAFLNRSPEGVSRRKSLGDSDDDEAAVELAWSRFNSWMKHYLA from the exons ATGTTAGGAGCACTCGTGTCATCTTCATCGTCCACATTCTTATCTTCTTCACTTGGCAAGTCTTCTTCTTCGCTCTCTGGATCCTCGGTTCCAGCGTTTTCTCGCTTATCAGTCCGATCAATGGCCGATTCAGCTTTCAAGAAAATCCAAATCCAAAGAGATGACACT ACGTTCGATGCGTATGTGGTTGGTAAAGATGATGCGCCCGGGATTGTTGTGATTCAAGAATGGTGGGGTGTTGAAGTTGAGATCAAGAACCACGCTATTAAAATCTCACAGCTTGACCCTGGTTTCAAAGCCCTTATACCTGA CTTATATAGAGGAAAGGTGGGTCTTGATGCTGCAGAGGCAAAGCATTTAATGGATGGCCTTGACTGGCCAGGTGCTGTCAAGGATATCAGCGATTCTGTTAATTGGCTTAAAGCTAACGGCTCCAAAAAG GTTGGTGTGACTGGAATGTGCATGGGAGGTGCACTAGCTATAGCTAGCTCTGTTTTGATTCCAGAGGTTGATGCTGTTGTTGGATTCTATGGAACCCCTTCCTCCGAGCTTGCAGATCCAGCACAAGCCAAGGCTCCTATTCAGGCCCATTTTGGAGAGCTTGACCATATTGTTGGTTTCTCTGATGTCACg GCAGCAAGGAATCTCGAAGAGAAGCTTAAAGCTTCGGGAGTAGCACACGAGGTTCACATTTACCCGGGGAACGGGCACGCCTTCTTGAACAGGAGCCCCGAAGGAGTGAGCAGAAGGAAGAGTTTGGGAGATTCTGATGATGACGAGGCTGCGGTGGAGCTTGCTTGGTCTCGCTTCAACTCTTGGATGAAACACTACTTGGCTTAA